GAGCAGATCCGCAACGCGGACGGCAGCCTGACGGTCAACGCCATCCACATCACCCTCCTCGGCGGTGTCCTCGGCTCCATCGGCACGGGCGACCTGGTGGTGTCTTCCGCCACCTGCGGCCCGGCCGGTCTGCCGATCCCGATGGCCTCCGGCGAGGGGCTGTGGATCGGACTCGGCCTGCTCGCCCTGTTCGGCATCCCCGTCGCCGCAGTGGCCCTCCGCCGCCGGCACGACCTCCGGGCGGTCTGAGGCATGTACAAGGTCCCCGGCAGCGGCGTCGCGGTCGGCACCGGACTCGGCTCGTTGGCGGCCACCGGCGCCGGCGTCACTTGGTGGGTGGTGGCCGGCGTGGTGCTCCTCGTGTCCGGCCTGTTCCTCACCCACTCGGTCCGCAGGCGACGAGCCATAGCCGACGAGTAGCGGGCGTGTGCCCCGGCGCGCGCCGACCCCCAGTCGTGTACCGGGGCACCGCCACCCCCCTGAAGTCACCCGAGTTCGTTTCGCACGAAGGGAGCAAGGTGAAGGAAGTCGTGCTGCTTGCGGGCACCCGACCCGAGGCGGTGAAGATCGCACCGGTGGCGCTGGCGCTGGCCGACCACCCGGTGCTCAGACCGGTGATCGTCCACAGTGGACAGCACTCGGCCGTGGTCGGGCAGGCGTTGCGCGCGTTCGGCTTGGTCGCGGATGTCGAGTTGGACGTGCCGCGCGCCTCCGGCAGCCAGGCCGAGCTGATGGCCCGACTCGTGCCGGAGTTCGACCGGGTGCTGCGCAAGCGTGACCCGGCCGTCGTCCTCGTGCAGGGCGACACGACCACCGCGCTGGCCGGCGCGCTCGCCGCGTTCTGGCGCGGCATCCCGGTGGCGCACCTCGAAGCCGGCCTGCGCACCGGCGACCTCGCGGGACCGTTCCCGGAGGAGGGCACCCGGCAGATGATCGCCCGGATCGCCACGCTGCACCTCGCGCCGACCGACGACGCCGCCGCCGCGCTCGTCGGCGAGGACCTGCCGGACCGCGAGATCGTGGTCACCGGCAACACCGTGGTCGACGCCGTGGAGCGGATCGCCCTCGCCGACCGGCCCGCCCGCGACCCGGACCTGGCGCTGCTCGAACGCGTGCTCGACGAGCGGTCCGAACGCCTGGTGCTGGTCACCGCGCACCGGCGCGAGTCGTGGGGCGAGCCGCTGGAACGCGTGCTGCGTTCGGTGCGGGCGATCGCCGACCGGCACCC
This is a stretch of genomic DNA from Saccharothrix ecbatanensis. It encodes these proteins:
- a CDS encoding LPXTG cell wall anchor domain-containing protein, translated to MYKVPGSGVAVGTGLGSLAATGAGVTWWVVAGVVLLVSGLFLTHSVRRRRAIADE
- the wecB gene encoding non-hydrolyzing UDP-N-acetylglucosamine 2-epimerase, giving the protein MKEVVLLAGTRPEAVKIAPVALALADHPVLRPVIVHSGQHSAVVGQALRAFGLVADVELDVPRASGSQAELMARLVPEFDRVLRKRDPAVVLVQGDTTTALAGALAAFWRGIPVAHLEAGLRTGDLAGPFPEEGTRQMIARIATLHLAPTDDAAAALVGEDLPDREIVVTGNTVVDAVERIALADRPARDPDLALLERVLDERSERLVLVTAHRRESWGEPLERVLRSVRAIADRHPDVRVLLPAHPNPAVRAMAHDVLGGHDRIVVTEPLDYSDLVRALRRAALVLTDSGGIQEEAPSFGVPVLVLRDTTERMAAVDAGCAWLVGTDPIRIIAEAGWVLGSRLRLPLGRNPFGDGSAASRVRGALERLVGLPSDFSTASLPLRIPC